The Patescibacteria group bacterium genome has a segment encoding these proteins:
- a CDS encoding site-2 protease family protein — translation MLLVIIVFLLIFSFVILAHEFGHFIVARKSGVRIDEFGIGYPPRIWGKKIRGVTYSINWIPFGGFVKIYGENSEKETLKDSDSFCSKSPKIKAGILLAGIGANLFVAIIFFYFLLGFHNFQTFQSQFFDYQFPFGQQNDYPMISEVLDGSPAQEAGINEFDVVIAGNEEYFSNSDELINFIDQNRGEEITLYLANAHNPNEEKIVKLVPRIDPPENSGAIGVMLGDVSRLSYQGIPNKAFSGVLHTLNLGHFTFSALGHLIKISIVEGDIRPLSTSFSGPVGILAFTKLSMAGGVWQLFYFIAAISLGLAVINILPIPAADGGRLVFVIYEAIFKKRAPARVERAVNAFGMFFLLALFLIITIKDIIQFKDILIK, via the coding sequence ATGTTATTAGTCATAATTGTTTTTCTTCTTATTTTCAGCTTTGTAATTCTTGCTCACGAATTTGGGCATTTTATAGTTGCTAGAAAATCAGGAGTTAGGATTGATGAATTCGGAATCGGCTATCCTCCAAGAATTTGGGGCAAGAAGATAAGGGGCGTCACATACTCTATTAATTGGATCCCTTTTGGTGGATTTGTAAAGATATATGGAGAAAATTCCGAGAAGGAAACGCTGAAGGATTCTGATAGTTTTTGCTCTAAGTCGCCAAAAATCAAGGCAGGAATACTTTTAGCTGGTATCGGAGCTAATTTGTTTGTTGCAATTATTTTCTTTTATTTCCTTTTAGGATTTCATAATTTTCAAACATTTCAGAGCCAATTCTTTGATTATCAATTTCCTTTTGGTCAGCAAAATGATTATCCAATGATTTCAGAGGTCTTAGACGGTTCGCCAGCCCAAGAAGCAGGCATAAATGAATTTGATGTGGTTATTGCAGGAAATGAAGAGTATTTTTCTAATTCAGATGAACTTATTAATTTTATTGACCAAAATAGAGGAGAAGAAATTACGCTTTATCTCGCAAACGCCCATAATCCAAACGAAGAAAAAATAGTCAAACTCGTGCCGAGAATTGACCCTCCAGAGAATAGCGGAGCTATCGGAGTGATGTTAGGAGATGTGAGTCGTCTTTCATACCAAGGTATTCCCAATAAGGCATTTTCAGGAGTGTTGCATACGCTGAATCTTGGACATTTTACATTCAGCGCGCTTGGACATTTAATAAAAATTTCTATAGTTGAGGGTGATATAAGGCCGCTTTCTACTTCATTTTCAGGCCCAGTAGGCATTTTGGCATTTACCAAATTAAGTATGGCTGGCGGGGTCTGGCAATTATTCTATTTTATAGCAGCCATTTCTCTTGGTTTGGCAGTGATAAATATTTTGCCGATTCCGGCTGCTGATGGCGGAAGGTTGGTATTCGTGATTTATGAAGCCATTTTCAAAAAGAGAGCGCCCGCAAGAGTCGAGCGGGCAGTAAATGCTTTTGGAATGTTTTTTCTATTAGCGCTATTCCTTATAATTACCATTAAAGACATAATACAATTTAAAGATATATTAATAAAATGA
- the frr gene encoding ribosome recycling factor yields the protein MYKQIIENVKKELDKLVDFFKREMQQVRSGTASPVLVEDIVVDCFGSKLPIKQLASISCPEPRQILIQPWTNEYLGAIEKALQQADLGTSPVVDGRAIRISLPPLTGEFREKLIQQISQKAEESYQTLRRWRDDAWKEIQNKFNQKEISEDDKFKAKDELQEVIDEYHKKIEEIREHKKKEILE from the coding sequence ATGTATAAACAAATTATTGAAAATGTTAAAAAAGAGCTTGATAAACTGGTGGATTTTTTTAAGAGAGAAATGCAGCAAGTTCGTTCTGGCACTGCTAGTCCGGTTTTGGTTGAAGATATAGTGGTTGATTGCTTTGGGTCTAAATTGCCGATTAAGCAATTGGCGAGCATTTCTTGCCCAGAGCCAAGGCAGATTTTGATTCAGCCATGGACCAATGAATATTTGGGGGCTATTGAAAAAGCGCTCCAGCAGGCGGACTTGGGCACTTCTCCTGTGGTTGACGGAAGGGCTATCAGGATTAGTTTACCACCACTCACCGGAGAGTTTCGCGAAAAACTTATTCAGCAAATTTCCCAGAAAGCAGAGGAATCATATCAGACATTAAGAAGGTGGCGGGATGATGCTTGGAAAGAAATCCAAAATAAATTCAATCAAAAAGAGATTTCAGAAGATGACAAATTCAAGGCAAAGGATGAGCTTCAGGAAGTAATAGATGAATACCATAAAAAAATAGAAGAGATTAGGGAACATAAAAAGAAAGAGATATTAGAATAA